CAATAAACGAGACGAGCGCATTGCTATGTTTGTAAAGAAAAGAAGCGACCAATTCAATACCAATAAAAACACCTTCTACCTACCTAAATTCTCAGAAGGAGGAAACCTCTCTGCCACTGGCTACGAGATTAGAAAAGGCCTCGGCTTAGACCCCTACCCACAGCAGAATTCAGCACAAAAGAGTGTAAATGGCTGCTTGCTATTCAGGGCCTCCGAGGCGTACTTAAACTATATCGAGGCACAGTATGAGCTAGAAGGCAATGTAAGCAACGAATCTGCTGCCTACTGGGCAGCCCTTAGAGAAAGAGCTGGCGTGCTTACAGATTATAAGGTAACAGATAAAAACACGGACTTAGACCTAGAAGATGACTTTGCCGTGTACTCCGCAGGGCAAAAAGTAGAGGTTACCCTCTACAACATTCGCCGCGAGAGACGCTGCGAGCTTGTAGCAGAAGGCTTGCGTATGGACGACCTGAAAAGATGGCGCGCACTAGACCAAGTGAAAAACTACCAAGTGCGAGGTATTAAAATCTGGGAGTGGTTACAGCCTGGTGTGCTAAACAGCAATGAGCTTAAAAACTTCTCAGACCTCAGATACGAGCCTGCCAAATCCCCCAATATGTCTAGCCCAGATATCGGCCCATACTTCTACATTTACAGAATCAAATCAGACAACCGATTCTATGAGGGCTACACTTGGGTAAAAGCTCACTACTATGAGCCAATAGCCTTTGAGGAATTGCAGCTAGCTGCCCCAGATGGCAACCCGAACAACTCCGTGATTTACCAAAACCCAGGGTGGCCAACCCTAGCAGGAGGCGTTGCCGAAATTAATTAATCTAAGATTGTTCAGATACTTTCACCGCCGTGCGCTTTGCGCACGGCGGTTTTTATTTTTATTACACAAGTGTTCCCCCGCGTGCAGTGCGAGTGTTCCTCCGCGTGTAGTACGAGTGTTCTCTCGCGTGTAGTACGAGTGTTGTCCCGCGTGCAGTATGAGACAGACACCCCGTTAGCCCCGTAACGGACACCTCGTTAGCATAAGGCAATACATCGTTGCTCGGTAAGGCGTTTTTATTTATACCTTATTATATATAGAAAAGCAATCGCCTAAGTATTTAAACTTAATCCCCAAATATGATTTATTTTCATTTATTGATAGGGAATACCTCCTTAGCCTAAGGCAAAGGGAACTTCGTAGCCTAATACGAAACACCTTTATAGCCTAATGCGAAAGCCCTTCGCCTGTGTGAGTGGTGTAGCGCCATACGCCCGATCGGTGCGCGCGATTGCCCTAAGGTGCGCGGGTGTTGCTTTGTAAGGAAATATTCATTCAGAGCCTTTTTTATACTGAAAATTGCGCGTAATTTTGCCTTAATTTATTCAAAAGTCAAAGCCGTGTATAAACATCGTATCGCCTTGCTCTTAGGCATATTATTGATTTCTGCCTACCCCGTACTGGTGAAATATATGGAGGGCTTGGCAAGCATTTCGGCATTTTATCGGGTGCTGGTGCCTGCTGTGTGCCTTTTGCCTGTTTTGTTTTTTAGCCCAAGGGAGAAAATTCCACAAGGTAAATACCTTATAGGCACGCTGGTGTGTGGGGTGCTTTTTGGCTCAGACATATTTTTTTGGAACTTAGCCATTGCGGGCTCCAATGTTACGCAAGCCACCTTGCTCACCAATTTAGCCCCGATATTTGTGGGCATATTTGCCTTTTTGTTTTTGCCCAATAAGCCCAAGCGGAATTTTTGGTTAGGCGCGTTGGTGGCTTTCGTGGGAATGATTGTTTTCATTGGTTGGGAGGTGTTTGTCAATCTTTCGGTAGATGTTTATTTTATGATGGGCTTGCTTTCGGCGCTGATTTATTCGGTGTACATTGTGCTTTCCAAACTGGTGCTTGCAAGGGTTGAGGTGCTGCCTTATATGGCGCTCAATAGCCTTTCGGCGAGTTTTACTTTGGGGGTGCTAAATCTTTTTAGCCACGAGCGTTTCACGGGGTTTAGTAGCCGTGATTGGCTTTTGCTATTTTTGGGCGGATTGTTTTGCCAGCTCATTGCGTGGGCGCTCATTAGCTACGCTACCAAAAAAATGCGAGCCACTAGAATTTCATTAAGTTTATTAAGC
This Ornithobacterium rhinotracheale DNA region includes the following protein-coding sequences:
- a CDS encoding DMT family transporter; translated protein: MYKHRIALLLGILLISAYPVLVKYMEGLASISAFYRVLVPAVCLLPVLFFSPREKIPQGKYLIGTLVCGVLFGSDIFFWNLAIAGSNVTQATLLTNLAPIFVGIFAFLFLPNKPKRNFWLGALVAFVGMIVFIGWEVFVNLSVDVYFMMGLLSALIYSVYIVLSKLVLARVEVLPYMALNSLSASFTLGVLNLFSHERFTGFSSRDWLLLFLGGLFCQLIAWALISYATKKMRATRISLSLLSQTVFAALMAYAVLNEKPTTEMLLGGLIILIGIGITFIEPKA